A window of the Bacillus sp. A301a_S52 genome harbors these coding sequences:
- a CDS encoding LTA synthase family protein, whose product MKSFLNAHRFMLFCLGVLWLKTFVVSTLTFDLTINQFLEAIVFALNPLAFLLVVFSLGLLLKAKYQRLYYFSVSILLTIILYANAVYYREFSDIITLPMLVMGGNMGDLSTSIVELVQWYDVLFFIDLAIIAILMVKQPSSLAVNRVSLKKTRSKYAVLAIVVATIVGAGQIDLGEQRSHSFNRDTAIESMGIYNFYVYDAYLHLTTRSQTVFADRDDWEIIDEHLADYDVKPNSAYHGVAEGMNVVVLSMESVEAFVINETVNGEEITPFLNELIEDSFYFENFYDQTGQGKTSDAEFMINNSLYPLGRGAVFHTHSDNELTPLPRALQHNGYYTVSFHANDKTFYNRDIMYGNLGYDHYFDIASYEVTGENSVGWGLKDVAFMEQSMAYMEELPEPFFATMLTLTNHFPYELDEEDHFVAPYDSESDILNRYFPTVRYTDEAIKTLFDEMKEQGLYDNTIFVLYGDHYGIAESHYSQLSEFLGYDITPDEAMKLNRVPLIIHIPGMEEEAKTIDTVSGHVDVMPTLLNLLGVSEEEHVMFGRDLLALDRDDFAVLRNGNVVTDEIIYTKEACYDALDGTELNVTNCEDDIKRGQRELNYSDDIIYSDLIRFKGN is encoded by the coding sequence ATGAAAAGCTTTTTAAATGCACATCGTTTTATGTTGTTTTGTCTAGGAGTCCTTTGGCTAAAAACATTTGTTGTCTCTACACTGACTTTCGATTTAACGATAAATCAGTTTCTAGAAGCTATTGTGTTTGCTTTGAACCCGTTGGCATTTTTACTTGTCGTATTTAGTTTGGGATTGCTGCTAAAAGCAAAATACCAAAGACTCTATTATTTTTCAGTTAGTATTTTATTAACGATCATTCTTTATGCTAATGCTGTTTATTATCGTGAATTTTCGGATATTATCACACTCCCTATGCTCGTAATGGGGGGGAATATGGGAGATTTAAGTACGAGTATTGTCGAACTTGTTCAATGGTATGATGTTCTATTTTTTATCGATCTGGCAATTATCGCAATTTTAATGGTGAAACAACCGTCCTCACTTGCTGTCAACAGAGTGTCCTTAAAAAAAACCCGTTCAAAGTATGCTGTATTAGCTATTGTGGTGGCGACAATTGTTGGTGCTGGGCAAATCGATTTAGGTGAACAGCGTAGTCATTCCTTTAATAGAGACACAGCTATTGAAAGTATGGGAATTTATAATTTTTATGTCTATGATGCTTACCTCCATTTAACAACCCGATCTCAAACTGTTTTTGCAGATCGTGATGATTGGGAAATAATTGATGAGCATTTGGCAGACTATGATGTTAAGCCTAATTCCGCTTATCATGGAGTAGCAGAAGGCATGAATGTCGTCGTCCTGTCGATGGAATCGGTGGAGGCATTTGTAATAAATGAAACGGTTAATGGTGAGGAAATTACGCCATTTTTGAATGAATTAATTGAAGATAGCTTTTATTTTGAAAATTTTTATGACCAAACAGGTCAAGGGAAAACATCGGATGCCGAATTTATGATTAACAACTCACTTTATCCTTTAGGGCGTGGTGCTGTGTTTCACACACACTCAGATAATGAATTAACACCGTTACCACGAGCTTTACAACATAATGGCTACTATACAGTTTCTTTTCATGCGAACGATAAGACCTTTTATAATAGGGATATTATGTATGGAAATTTAGGATATGATCATTATTTTGACATTGCTTCTTATGAGGTGACAGGCGAAAATTCTGTCGGATGGGGTTTGAAAGATGTGGCATTTATGGAGCAGTCCATGGCTTACATGGAAGAATTACCAGAGCCGTTTTTTGCTACGATGCTTACATTAACAAATCACTTTCCTTATGAACTTGATGAGGAGGATCATTTTGTTGCTCCGTATGACTCGGAAAGTGATATTCTCAATCGGTATTTTCCTACAGTCCGCTATACAGACGAAGCGATCAAGACATTATTTGATGAGATGAAAGAGCAAGGACTTTATGACAATACGATATTCGTGTTGTATGGTGATCATTATGGTATTGCAGAAAGCCACTATAGCCAGCTGTCTGAGTTTCTCGGCTATGACATTACACCGGATGAAGCAATGAAATTAAATAGAGTTCCGCTCATTATTCACATTCCAGGCATGGAAGAAGAGGCGAAAACAATCGACACTGTGTCAGGACATGTGGACGTGATGCCTACACTATTGAACCTCCTAGGCGTATCAGAAGAAGAGCATGTCATGTTCGGAAGAGATTTATTAGCACTGGATCGGGATGATTTCGCTGTGTTGAGAAACGGAAATGTGGTGACAGATGAGATCATTTATACGAAGGAAGCTTGCTATGACGCATTAGATGGTACAGAGTTGAATGTCACTAACTGTGAAGACGATATAAAGCGAGGTCAGCGGGAACTGAACTATTCTGATGACATTATTTACAGTGATCTTATTCGTTTTAAAGGAAATTGA
- a CDS encoding aminopeptidase: MSTFEEKLDKYAELAVKIGVNIQPGQTLVINAPLSSAEFTRKVAHKAYDAGAKLVHVEWNDEELTRIRFDKAPVESFKDYPKWKAKGYETMAENGAAFMTIKSTDPDLLKGVDSEKIATQNKVQGQAMDKFRSYIQSDKVSWLVISTPSPAWAAKVFPDETEETQMRKLWEAMFEATRINTDDPVAEWKQHDNTLQTKAAFLNSKNYRQLHFKSPGTDLTIELPNNHIWLGGGGPTQDGVHFVANMPTEEVFTAPKSDGVNGTVTNTKPLNYGGNVIDNFTLTFKDGKVVDFTAEQGEETLKHLLETDEGATRLGEVALVPHSSPISQSGILFFNTLYDENASNHIALGSAYSTCLKDGAKMSSDELRKAGLNTSITHVDFMIGSADMDVEGVLSDGTTEAVFRKGEWAI; the protein is encoded by the coding sequence ATGTCTACATTTGAAGAGAAGTTAGATAAATATGCTGAATTAGCTGTCAAAATAGGTGTAAATATTCAACCTGGACAAACACTTGTCATTAATGCTCCGTTAAGTAGTGCTGAGTTCACCCGCAAAGTCGCTCATAAAGCGTATGATGCTGGAGCAAAGCTTGTTCATGTGGAGTGGAATGATGAGGAACTAACCCGTATTCGCTTTGATAAAGCGCCAGTTGAATCCTTTAAAGACTATCCAAAATGGAAAGCGAAAGGATATGAAACGATGGCTGAAAACGGAGCAGCCTTCATGACGATAAAATCAACAGACCCTGATCTATTAAAGGGCGTAGATAGTGAAAAAATCGCCACCCAAAATAAAGTCCAAGGGCAAGCGATGGACAAGTTCCGTTCATACATACAATCAGATAAAGTAAGTTGGCTCGTTATTTCTACCCCGTCTCCAGCTTGGGCTGCAAAAGTCTTCCCTGATGAAACTGAAGAAACACAAATGAGGAAATTATGGGAAGCGATGTTTGAAGCGACACGTATTAATACTGACGACCCTGTGGCCGAATGGAAGCAGCACGATAACACGTTACAGACAAAAGCCGCCTTTTTGAATAGTAAGAATTACCGTCAGTTGCATTTCAAATCTCCTGGGACTGATTTGACAATCGAATTGCCTAACAATCACATCTGGCTGGGTGGCGGTGGACCTACACAAGATGGTGTCCATTTCGTAGCAAATATGCCGACAGAGGAAGTGTTTACAGCACCAAAATCCGATGGCGTAAATGGCACTGTCACTAATACGAAGCCATTAAATTATGGTGGTAATGTCATTGATAATTTTACCTTAACATTCAAAGATGGCAAGGTAGTTGATTTTACCGCAGAACAAGGTGAAGAAACACTTAAACACCTCTTGGAAACAGATGAAGGTGCAACACGCCTTGGGGAAGTAGCCCTCGTCCCTCACAGTTCACCGATCTCGCAATCTGGCATATTATTTTTTAATACTTTGTATGATGAAAATGCATCAAATCATATTGCCCTTGGCAGTGCCTACTCCACGTGCTTAAAAGACGGGGCTAAAATGTCCAGTGATGAACTGAGAAAAGCTGGTTTAAACACGAGCATTACCCACGTCGATTTTATGATTGGTTCTGCTGACATGGATGTTGAAGGGGTGCTAAGTGACGGAACAACAGAAGCTGTCTTCCGTAAAGGAGAATGGGCTATTTAA
- a CDS encoding YjiH family protein gives MAVNHTQKPSPSAIWKFLIPSLIGVGLFMTPVPTGDGFTIPIALLSSRLEGLLINYLPTIMTCVILVSFLGTVVCKLAPKQTIKDSTFLKNLFDVTPFWFIVRLAATIFAVLTLFEIGPEAIYSADTGGLLLGDLLPLLFTIFLFAGLFLPLLLNFGLLEFFGSILAKIMRPLFTLPGRSSIDSLASWLGDGTIGVILTNKQYEEGFYSKREAAVIGTTFSVVSITFSLVVIDKVGLQHMFFPFYLTVIVTGIVTALIMPRIPPLSRKPQEYIGGKESKLDETVPDAFANQSFGSLKYGFHLAKLRASKSPGIVSFFKDGSKNVLDMWLGVAPVIMAFGTIALVIAESETFPLFTWLGMPFIPLLELMQVPEAAAASETIIVGFADMFLPALFASGIESEMTRFIIATLSVSQLIFLSEVGGVLLGSKIPLNLKELFIIFLERTIISLPIIVGIAHIIF, from the coding sequence ATGGCTGTTAATCATACACAAAAACCATCGCCGTCTGCTATATGGAAATTTCTTATTCCATCACTAATCGGTGTCGGTTTATTTATGACTCCTGTGCCGACTGGTGACGGTTTTACCATCCCAATCGCATTATTATCTAGCAGATTAGAAGGCCTTCTTATTAACTACCTACCTACTATTATGACGTGTGTGATACTCGTTAGTTTTTTAGGGACAGTTGTTTGTAAGTTAGCACCTAAGCAAACTATTAAAGATAGCACCTTCTTAAAAAATCTATTTGATGTGACACCATTTTGGTTTATCGTCAGATTAGCTGCGACCATTTTTGCCGTCTTAACTCTTTTTGAAATTGGACCTGAAGCAATCTATTCCGCTGACACCGGTGGCCTCTTGCTAGGCGATCTATTACCGCTCTTATTCACTATTTTCTTATTTGCAGGGTTATTTCTACCGTTGCTTCTAAATTTCGGTCTTCTCGAATTTTTTGGAAGTATATTAGCTAAAATTATGCGACCACTCTTTACACTACCAGGAAGATCTTCGATTGATTCACTTGCTTCCTGGCTAGGTGATGGGACAATCGGTGTTATTTTAACGAACAAGCAATACGAAGAAGGTTTTTATTCGAAGCGGGAGGCAGCTGTCATTGGCACAACGTTTTCTGTTGTTTCCATTACTTTTTCTCTCGTGGTTATTGACAAAGTTGGCCTTCAGCATATGTTCTTCCCATTTTATTTAACTGTTATTGTGACAGGAATTGTGACAGCCTTAATCATGCCAAGAATTCCACCATTGTCACGAAAACCTCAAGAATATATTGGTGGTAAGGAAAGTAAGCTAGATGAAACGGTGCCGGATGCTTTTGCTAATCAATCATTTGGATCATTAAAATACGGCTTTCATTTGGCTAAGTTAAGAGCTTCCAAAAGCCCTGGCATTGTCTCGTTCTTTAAGGATGGCAGCAAAAATGTACTTGATATGTGGCTTGGTGTTGCACCTGTTATTATGGCGTTTGGTACGATCGCCCTTGTGATCGCAGAAAGTGAGACATTCCCACTATTCACATGGCTTGGTATGCCGTTCATTCCCCTTCTTGAGCTCATGCAAGTGCCTGAAGCTGCGGCTGCCTCTGAAACGATTATCGTCGGATTTGCTGATATGTTCCTTCCTGCTCTCTTTGCATCTGGGATAGAAAGTGAGATGACACGTTTTATTATCGCCACTCTCTCTGTGTCTCAATTAATCTTCTTGTCCGAAGTTGGCGGCGTATTACTAGGTTCGAAAATCCCGCTAAATTTAAAAGAGCTATTTATTATTTTCCTAGAAAGAACGATTATTTCATTACCAATTATCGTAGGGATTGCCCATATAATTTTTTAA
- a CDS encoding 5-formyltetrahydrofolate cyclo-ligase, with product MTIDKQSVREHIWEKMMTEKVGRFPFPLKGRIPNFKGAEKAAALVFELDVYKTAQIVKVNPDSPQLPIRAQVLKDGKTLLVPTPRLKDGFIQVKPENVPPGEEKKAASLKHIHQYGHVTPLHELPTVDLLFAGSVAVHPDGRRIGKGEGYADREYAILRELGNPPMPVIGTINSVQLVNDDFSTDDFDLSLDYIVTENHVIETGATDNKPTGIQWELVTDEEREAMPVLDEIWRLTHQ from the coding sequence ATGACCATTGATAAACAATCTGTAAGAGAGCATATATGGGAAAAAATGATGACTGAAAAAGTCGGACGTTTCCCTTTCCCATTAAAAGGAAGAATCCCTAACTTTAAAGGGGCAGAAAAAGCGGCAGCTCTTGTATTTGAGTTAGACGTTTATAAGACAGCCCAAATTGTCAAAGTTAACCCTGATTCTCCGCAATTACCGATTCGGGCTCAGGTTTTAAAAGATGGTAAAACCTTGCTTGTGCCAACTCCGAGATTAAAAGATGGCTTTATTCAAGTGAAACCTGAGAATGTGCCGCCAGGGGAAGAAAAAAAAGCCGCCAGTTTAAAGCATATCCATCAATATGGGCACGTCACACCATTACATGAGCTACCAACTGTTGATTTATTGTTTGCAGGGTCCGTAGCTGTCCATCCTGACGGGCGTAGAATCGGTAAAGGGGAAGGATATGCAGACCGGGAGTATGCCATTCTTCGAGAACTAGGTAACCCTCCGATGCCTGTTATCGGCACGATCAATTCGGTTCAACTCGTTAACGACGACTTTAGCACAGATGATTTTGACCTCTCACTGGATTATATCGTCACCGAGAATCACGTCATTGAAACAGGAGCCACTGATAATAAACCTACAGGTATTCAATGGGAACTTGTTACAGATGAGGAACGTGAGGCCATGCCTGTGCTAGACGAAATTTGGCGCTTAACACATCAATAA
- a CDS encoding RidA family protein, producing the protein MSKQPIQTTEAPSAIGPYSQAVQLGDMIYASGQIGLDPATGELVDGLEKQTHRVMQNVTAVLKAAGCEINDVVKTLIFMQNMEDFTTVNEIYASYFEEPYPARSAVEVARMPKGALVEVEVIAKKI; encoded by the coding sequence ATGAGTAAACAACCAATTCAAACGACAGAGGCGCCATCAGCGATCGGGCCGTATTCACAAGCTGTTCAGCTAGGAGACATGATTTATGCTTCAGGACAAATTGGCCTTGATCCGGCCACAGGCGAGCTTGTGGATGGATTAGAAAAGCAAACCCATCGTGTTATGCAGAATGTCACGGCTGTTTTAAAAGCGGCAGGATGTGAAATAAATGATGTTGTGAAAACACTTATTTTTATGCAAAATATGGAGGATTTCACGACGGTTAACGAGATTTATGCGTCCTATTTTGAGGAGCCTTATCCAGCTAGAAGTGCCGTTGAAGTAGCTCGTATGCCAAAAGGAGCATTGGTAGAAGTAGAAGTGATTGCCAAGAAGATATAA
- a CDS encoding biotin-dependent carboxyltransferase has product MISLIKVEESGLHTTIQDSGRYGQQEYGIVPSGPMDPFAFKMANLLAGNALDEAAIEMTMVGPSLTFLEDTVIAVTGAHLSPTVDNKKLPMWTSVYIRKGQTLRFGKPKYGARAYLAITGGIKTDKVLGSRSTHTKSQIGGIKGGVLETGDMVPGIHYDIDELHKRKGKSLAHSLRPVYQSHHLVRVIPDVQETYFKKEDVSTFYTHSYKITPQSDRMGYRLEGQKIKREINEDILSEAVAFGSIQVPSDGNPIVLMADRQTTGGYPKIGTIISHDLWKVAQLLPGQTLSFQRGTVEEGHRWQYYEDNLFKTLQIACSHI; this is encoded by the coding sequence ATGATTTCACTTATTAAAGTAGAAGAATCAGGATTACATACGACAATACAGGATAGTGGAAGATATGGCCAACAGGAATATGGGATAGTTCCCTCTGGACCAATGGATCCGTTTGCTTTCAAAATGGCCAACCTGTTAGCAGGAAATGCTCTTGATGAAGCGGCGATTGAAATGACCATGGTTGGACCGAGTTTGACATTTTTAGAGGATACCGTTATCGCTGTTACGGGCGCACACTTATCTCCTACTGTCGATAATAAAAAATTACCTATGTGGACGAGCGTTTATATACGGAAAGGACAAACGCTGAGATTCGGTAAACCTAAATATGGTGCAAGAGCGTATCTTGCCATAACTGGAGGAATAAAAACAGATAAAGTTCTAGGCAGTAGATCAACCCACACTAAATCCCAGATTGGCGGTATTAAAGGTGGGGTGCTTGAAACTGGGGATATGGTGCCGGGGATTCACTATGATATAGATGAACTGCATAAGCGAAAAGGAAAAAGTCTTGCTCATAGCTTGCGCCCAGTTTATCAATCTCACCATTTAGTACGCGTTATACCGGACGTTCAGGAAACTTATTTTAAAAAGGAAGACGTGTCAACCTTTTACACCCACTCTTATAAGATAACGCCTCAATCAGACAGAATGGGTTATAGGCTAGAAGGCCAGAAAATAAAAAGAGAGATAAACGAGGATATTCTATCGGAAGCGGTGGCTTTCGGTTCTATCCAAGTCCCTAGTGACGGCAACCCAATCGTGTTAATGGCTGATAGACAAACAACTGGAGGGTATCCTAAAATTGGGACGATTATTTCCCATGATTTATGGAAAGTGGCTCAACTACTGCCTGGTCAAACACTGTCATTTCAAAGAGGGACCGTAGAAGAAGGGCATAGATGGCAATATTACGAAGATAATTTATTTAAAACATTACAAATAGCATGTTCACACATTTAA
- a CDS encoding LamB/YcsF family protein, producing the protein MKGKSVDLNSDIGESFGLYRIGQDEEVLSFITSANVACGYHAGDPNVMHHTVKLAKARGVAIGAHPGLPDLPGFGRRVMEVTPEDVYNMTVYQVSSLQGFAQLYEESLHHVKPHGALYNMAAKDPVIAEAIAAAVRDIDSSLVLFGLAGSELVRAGNKFGLKVAEEVFADRAYEPDGSLRSRTEEGAIIHNSQLAKERVLRMVAEGVVLATDGTDIPITADTICVHGDGEQALTFVKELRAMFLAHDIKVKAVTRT; encoded by the coding sequence ATGAAGGGAAAGTCAGTCGATTTAAATAGTGATATCGGCGAAAGTTTCGGCCTCTATCGTATTGGACAAGATGAGGAAGTTTTGTCATTTATTACATCAGCTAACGTGGCTTGTGGTTATCACGCAGGAGATCCTAATGTGATGCATCATACAGTTAAGCTAGCGAAAGCACGAGGTGTCGCTATAGGTGCCCACCCTGGACTACCCGATTTACCGGGATTTGGGCGACGTGTGATGGAAGTGACACCGGAAGATGTGTACAATATGACGGTCTATCAAGTGAGCAGTTTACAAGGGTTTGCTCAGTTGTATGAAGAATCCCTCCATCATGTTAAACCGCATGGGGCATTATATAATATGGCGGCGAAAGATCCTGTTATAGCTGAGGCGATTGCTGCGGCTGTTCGAGATATTGATTCGTCTTTAGTTCTCTTTGGCCTTGCTGGAAGTGAGCTCGTCCGTGCGGGAAATAAATTTGGGTTAAAGGTAGCGGAAGAAGTATTCGCTGATAGAGCATATGAACCTGATGGATCGTTAAGGTCTCGAACAGAAGAAGGGGCCATCATACATAATTCACAATTAGCGAAAGAGAGAGTGTTGCGTATGGTTGCTGAGGGAGTGGTCTTAGCCACAGATGGCACAGATATTCCGATCACGGCAGACACGATTTGTGTCCACGGGGACGGTGAACAGGCACTCACCTTTGTTAAAGAATTGCGAGCGATGTTTTTAGCACACGACATTAAGGTGAAGGCTGTGACGCGAACATGA
- the pxpB gene encoding 5-oxoprolinase subunit PxpB, with product MYPIFSPLGDRAIRITFSDRLSEEANAVVGRMYKRIKQATLSYMTEMVPGYVTLTMYYSPEKAPAYKTLIHELRRIVDMASSEAKQERKARHITLPILYGGEKGVDLEEVAQHNQLTPEEVIKRHSTAIYHVYMMGFAPGFPYLGGMDETIATPRRQTPRGHVKAGSVGIAGAQTGVYSIDSPGGWQIIGHTPVKLFDKESSQPILLQPGDRLSFKPVTVTEYDDIFEVCEKGIYQPEIELR from the coding sequence ATGTATCCAATTTTTTCACCTTTAGGCGATCGGGCCATACGTATTACGTTTAGTGATCGATTGAGTGAAGAAGCCAATGCAGTAGTAGGTAGAATGTATAAACGAATAAAACAAGCGACCCTGTCTTATATGACTGAAATGGTGCCGGGGTATGTGACGTTAACGATGTATTATTCCCCAGAAAAAGCACCTGCTTATAAAACCTTGATTCATGAATTAAGACGAATTGTAGACATGGCGTCATCAGAGGCCAAGCAGGAGAGGAAAGCACGTCATATTACACTTCCAATTCTGTATGGGGGAGAAAAGGGTGTCGATTTAGAGGAGGTTGCTCAACATAATCAGTTAACACCAGAAGAGGTTATTAAGCGTCATTCAACCGCTATTTATCATGTATACATGATGGGGTTTGCCCCGGGATTTCCTTATTTAGGAGGTATGGATGAAACTATTGCTACCCCGAGAAGACAAACCCCTAGAGGGCACGTAAAAGCAGGTTCAGTAGGAATTGCTGGCGCGCAGACAGGTGTTTATTCTATTGATTCACCAGGAGGTTGGCAAATAATTGGTCATACTCCTGTGAAGCTGTTTGACAAAGAGAGCTCCCAGCCTATATTACTTCAACCAGGTGATCGTCTTTCATTTAAGCCTGTTACGGTGACGGAATATGACGATATTTTTGAGGTATGTGAGAAAGGAATCTATCAACCTGAGATCGAATTGAGATAG